A window of Chitinophaga sp. MM2321 contains these coding sequences:
- a CDS encoding YceI family protein: MRTFLHILLVTICCITACEQAPKADKAKVTEPRTVAPGTGNAYLADTTASQVVWVGTKPTGKHHGTLKLSGGVIYIQDSSITGGQLVINMHSLHNDDLAADTAMKNKLENELKSSLFFDVKQYPSITFQITGVTPYRPAVGEELEFKGATHTILGNLTIKMVTKNISFPARITLDDSKLHAVANFNIDRTLWGISYRADKSLQDKLINSQVNISFDISASR, encoded by the coding sequence ATGCGCACATTTTTACACATCTTACTGGTTACAATCTGCTGTATCACAGCCTGTGAACAGGCGCCTAAAGCCGATAAAGCCAAGGTCACGGAACCCCGCACCGTGGCGCCGGGTACCGGCAACGCTTATCTTGCTGATACCACTGCCAGCCAGGTGGTATGGGTAGGTACCAAGCCTACCGGCAAACACCATGGTACGCTGAAACTGTCGGGAGGTGTGATCTACATACAGGATAGCAGCATTACAGGCGGCCAGCTGGTCATCAACATGCATTCTCTCCACAACGATGACCTGGCAGCTGATACTGCCATGAAAAACAAACTTGAAAACGAGTTGAAAAGCAGTTTGTTTTTTGATGTAAAACAATACCCCAGCATTACTTTTCAAATAACCGGTGTAACGCCCTACCGCCCTGCCGTGGGGGAAGAACTGGAATTCAAGGGGGCCACACATACTATTTTGGGTAACCTGACGATAAAAATGGTCACCAAAAACATCTCCTTCCCCGCCAGGATTACCCTCGATGACAGCAAGCTCCATGCTGTAGCGAATTTTAACATCGACCGGACCCTTTGGGGTATCAGCTACCGGGCAGATAAATCGTTACAAGACAAGCTCATCAATTCCCAAGTTAATATCAGCTTCGATATCAGCGCATCCAGGTAA
- a CDS encoding 2TM domain-containing protein, whose protein sequence is METTQQRDERLWRIAKARAGFKSHLIIYLVVNAGLWAIWFLTNRNMSNGTPWPVWPALGWGIGLAFQYFNAFHKDPFGDTLKEYEKLKEEEHTRI, encoded by the coding sequence ATGGAAACTACTCAGCAAAGAGATGAACGTCTTTGGCGCATTGCAAAAGCCAGAGCCGGTTTTAAATCGCATCTTATCATATACCTGGTTGTCAACGCAGGTTTATGGGCGATATGGTTCCTTACAAACAGAAATATGTCGAATGGCACCCCATGGCCGGTATGGCCTGCGTTAGGCTGGGGCATCGGACTCGCCTTTCAATACTTTAATGCCTTCCATAAAGATCCTTTCGGCGACACACTGAAAGAATATGAGAAGTTAAAAGAGGAAGAACATACCCGTATTTGA
- a CDS encoding long-chain fatty acid--CoA ligase, with protein MTDQPQRLFDVIAYQLDNFPKEDMLAGKENGQWKKYSTQEVADISLKFSAGLLKLGIRAGITQNEEKDKIAIISPNRPEWIITDLACQQLGAVLTPIYPTISHSELEYVLNDAEARILFVNDKELLDKVLEMRDKFPTIREIFTFNKVEGARHWTEVVELGKDEDDSRIKEIRKNISPEELVTIIYTSGTTGTPKGVMLTHHNIMSNVLASAPYLPVNKDAKALSFLPLNHIFERMVTYLYLATGVPIYYAESMDSIGDNLKEVKPTIFTTVPRLLEKVYEKIMATGLELKGIKRALFFWAVDLGKRYEINQNQGFWYNIQLKLANKLIFSKWRAALGGNIQAVVNGAAACQVRLLKIFTAGGIPIMEGYGLTETSPVISVNRYNVEDRMFGTVGPIISGIQVKLAEDGEILCKGPNVTIGYYKRPDLTADAIKDGWFHTGDIGVMIDNKFLKITDRKKELFKTSGGKFVAPQPIENKFKESPYIEQIMVVGEDRKFTAALIVPSFGNLRNWCQKHGITYSSNEEVLKNPAVLDLYKQAVDKYNQFFNHIEQIKKFVLIPREWTVDAGELTPTLKAKRKVILEKYKNEIAGIYAPTGGKVDIESL; from the coding sequence ATGACAGACCAACCGCAGCGACTATTTGACGTAATTGCCTACCAACTGGATAACTTTCCCAAAGAAGATATGCTGGCTGGCAAGGAAAACGGACAATGGAAAAAGTACAGTACACAGGAAGTAGCAGACATCTCCCTTAAATTCAGTGCCGGCTTGCTAAAGCTGGGGATAAGGGCAGGTATTACGCAAAACGAAGAAAAAGACAAGATCGCCATTATCTCGCCCAACAGGCCGGAGTGGATTATCACCGATCTGGCCTGTCAGCAGCTGGGCGCCGTACTCACGCCCATCTATCCTACCATAAGCCACAGCGAACTGGAATACGTACTCAATGATGCGGAAGCACGCATCCTGTTTGTAAATGATAAAGAACTGCTTGATAAAGTATTGGAGATGCGGGATAAATTTCCCACTATCCGCGAAATATTTACATTTAATAAAGTCGAAGGCGCCCGCCACTGGACGGAAGTAGTGGAACTGGGCAAGGATGAAGACGATAGCAGGATCAAAGAAATCCGCAAAAATATCTCTCCGGAAGAACTGGTTACCATCATCTATACATCCGGTACTACCGGCACACCAAAAGGCGTTATGCTCACGCATCATAATATTATGAGCAACGTGTTGGCAAGTGCCCCGTATCTGCCTGTAAACAAGGATGCCAAAGCACTTAGCTTCCTGCCACTGAATCACATCTTTGAAAGGATGGTCACCTATCTCTATCTCGCCACCGGCGTGCCTATCTACTATGCTGAAAGCATGGATAGCATCGGCGATAACCTGAAAGAGGTAAAGCCTACCATCTTTACAACCGTGCCACGGCTGCTGGAAAAAGTATATGAGAAGATCATGGCCACCGGCCTGGAGCTAAAAGGAATCAAACGGGCATTATTCTTTTGGGCAGTAGATCTAGGCAAAAGATATGAGATCAATCAAAACCAGGGCTTCTGGTATAACATACAACTTAAACTGGCAAACAAACTGATCTTCAGCAAATGGCGTGCAGCCCTTGGCGGTAACATCCAGGCTGTTGTAAACGGCGCCGCTGCCTGCCAGGTAAGGCTTCTTAAAATATTCACTGCCGGCGGTATCCCCATCATGGAAGGCTATGGCCTCACAGAAACATCCCCGGTGATCAGCGTAAACCGCTACAATGTGGAAGATCGTATGTTCGGCACCGTAGGACCCATCATCAGCGGTATACAGGTAAAGCTCGCAGAAGACGGAGAAATCCTCTGTAAAGGCCCCAATGTAACCATTGGCTACTACAAACGCCCCGACCTCACTGCAGACGCCATTAAAGACGGATGGTTCCATACCGGCGATATCGGCGTAATGATAGACAACAAATTCCTGAAGATCACCGACCGCAAAAAAGAGCTGTTTAAAACCTCCGGTGGCAAGTTTGTCGCGCCACAACCTATCGAAAACAAGTTTAAAGAATCGCCCTATATAGAACAGATCATGGTCGTGGGTGAAGACCGCAAATTCACGGCAGCACTGATTGTGCCCTCATTCGGCAATTTGCGTAACTGGTGCCAGAAACATGGTATCACCTACAGCTCCAATGAAGAAGTACTAAAAAATCCAGCGGTACTGGACCTCTACAAACAGGCCGTAGACAAATACAATCAGTTCTTTAACCACATAGAACAGATCAAAAAATTTGTGCTCATCCCGCGCGAATGGACCGTTGATGCCGGAGAACTTACGCCCACGCTGAAAGCGAAACGCAAGGTTATCCTGGAAAAGTATAAAAATGAAATAGCCGGGATCTATGCCCCCACCGGAGGGAAAGTAGATATAGAAAGTCTTTAA
- a CDS encoding 2'-5' RNA ligase family protein yields MQRGNHIQLTLFDYEDIRQEYFILISPGKFIIEKVKQLKKILHEKIRLSQTNRRSVAHISLFKFIYKDDDLSVINRVTRAVTQQHPFMVKLNGAGMYRHGNVTKTLILKLGNPYPVKVLQQLISREFNKRKKIDPHITIARSVLNEAFDKITVSEFDYYDEFLCDRITILKKPIAGGSYISLAEIFLKEV; encoded by the coding sequence ATGCAGAGGGGGAATCATATACAATTGACGTTATTCGATTATGAAGATATCCGGCAGGAATATTTTATTCTTATCTCACCGGGAAAATTCATCATTGAGAAAGTTAAACAACTAAAAAAAATATTGCACGAAAAGATCCGGTTGTCGCAGACAAATAGGAGATCTGTTGCACATATCTCGCTGTTTAAATTTATTTACAAGGATGATGACCTGTCTGTAATAAACAGGGTTACCAGGGCTGTGACGCAGCAACATCCGTTTATGGTAAAGTTAAATGGTGCAGGTATGTACCGGCACGGAAATGTTACCAAAACGTTGATCTTGAAACTGGGAAATCCTTATCCTGTCAAGGTTTTACAGCAACTCATCAGCAGGGAGTTTAATAAACGCAAAAAAATAGATCCACATATCACCATTGCAAGATCGGTTTTGAATGAAGCGTTTGATAAAATAACCGTGTCGGAATTTGATTACTATGATGAATTTTTATGCGACCGGATTACCATTCTGAAAAAGCCTATAGCGGGTGGCAGTTATATCTCCCTTGCCGAAATATTTTTGAAAGAAGTATAA
- a CDS encoding VOC family protein — translation MENNKPPTYANGKICYIEIPAIDVSSSASFYKDIFGWHIRQRGDGHTAFDDTIGEVSGTWVTGRSASTPGLLIYIMVDSVVQTIDLIVARGGKIVQPLGMDAPEITARFSDPAGNIFGLYQQPHEAE, via the coding sequence ATGGAAAATAATAAGCCCCCCACTTATGCCAACGGCAAAATATGTTACATCGAAATTCCCGCAATTGATGTAAGTAGCTCCGCATCTTTTTACAAAGACATTTTCGGCTGGCATATCCGGCAACGCGGAGATGGCCACACCGCCTTCGATGATACCATCGGCGAAGTGAGTGGTACCTGGGTAACCGGCAGAAGTGCGTCAACACCTGGCCTGTTGATTTACATCATGGTAGACAGTGTTGTGCAAACCATCGACCTGATTGTCGCCAGGGGCGGTAAGATTGTGCAACCCCTGGGAATGGATGCACCGGAGATAACTGCAAGGTTCAGTGATCCGGCGGGAAATATATTTGGTCTCTATCAGCAACCGCACGAAGCGGAATAG
- a CDS encoding RNA polymerase sigma factor, translating to MEALRAIGDESSRMPDNMVVKRILSGEKELFEILLRRYNQTLYRVIRSYLKEEDDVSDAMQETYLKAYEKLQQYHGTAAFSTWLIRIGINEALQRIRSVKKHPTVCIDDGGDDSGKIFQLSDNHQMNPEKQAIQQETRRLIEESIDQLSDKYRIIYMLKEVEGMGNSDIAACLGISDSNVKVRLHRAKSLLKEALYKQSSGKDIFEFGNIRCDRIVDYVMKRI from the coding sequence ATGGAAGCTTTGAGAGCAATAGGCGACGAGTCATCCAGAATGCCGGATAATATGGTTGTTAAGCGGATACTAAGTGGAGAGAAAGAACTATTTGAAATTTTACTTCGCCGTTATAACCAGACTTTATACAGGGTCATCAGAAGTTATTTAAAAGAGGAGGATGACGTGAGTGATGCCATGCAGGAAACCTACTTAAAGGCGTATGAAAAACTGCAACAATACCATGGCACTGCGGCCTTCTCCACCTGGCTGATCAGAATAGGGATCAACGAAGCACTGCAACGGATACGAAGCGTTAAAAAACACCCAACCGTTTGTATTGACGATGGCGGTGATGACTCCGGGAAAATTTTTCAACTATCAGACAATCATCAAATGAATCCTGAAAAGCAAGCCATTCAACAGGAAACGCGCCGCTTAATTGAAGAATCGATCGACCAGCTATCGGATAAATACCGTATTATTTATATGCTGAAAGAAGTAGAAGGCATGGGTAACAGTGATATTGCTGCTTGTTTGGGAATCAGCGACAGCAACGTGAAAGTGCGTCTTCACCGCGCAAAGAGCTTACTGAAGGAAGCATTGTACAAACAATCATCCGGTAAAGATATTTTTGAGTTTGGCAATATCCGGTGTGACAGGATAGTAGATTATGTGATGAAACGAATCTGA
- a CDS encoding glycerophosphodiester phosphodiesterase family protein, giving the protein MLHVFIRKQFLVMAGMLCCCATVFGQQVKLHVINVKTPAELHRFFAYTGKDIPLVSGHRGGIIPGYPENSIATFENTLKYTPSFFEIDPRLTKDSIIVLMHDATLDRTTTGKGKVSDYTWEELKQFKLKDPEGNVTAYGIPTLGEVIEWARGKTILNLDKKDVPMEMTAAIIRKHKADAFVMLTVHTGEQAAFYLKDNKDRMFSAFVKTPRALKEYEAAGIPWSQVMAYIGPDNKPENKEMYDLLHSRGVKCMLSSAPTYDKLPDPSARAKAYYAVIKDGADVLESDLPIEAAAAIAPLIPAKSAKQRFFSRKK; this is encoded by the coding sequence ATGCTCCATGTTTTTATCCGGAAGCAATTCCTTGTTATGGCAGGTATGCTTTGTTGCTGTGCAACGGTTTTCGGGCAGCAGGTCAAGCTGCATGTCATCAATGTAAAAACACCGGCAGAACTGCACCGCTTTTTTGCTTATACCGGAAAAGATATACCGCTGGTGAGTGGCCATCGTGGCGGGATCATACCCGGTTACCCGGAGAATTCCATTGCCACATTTGAAAACACTTTAAAGTATACACCTTCTTTCTTTGAAATAGACCCGAGGCTGACCAAAGACAGTATTATTGTGTTGATGCATGATGCCACACTTGATCGCACTACCACCGGCAAAGGAAAAGTGAGCGATTATACCTGGGAAGAATTGAAGCAGTTCAAGTTGAAAGACCCGGAAGGTAATGTTACCGCATATGGTATCCCTACACTCGGGGAGGTAATAGAATGGGCGAGGGGCAAAACAATCCTGAACCTCGACAAAAAAGATGTACCGATGGAAATGACGGCTGCCATCATCCGCAAACACAAAGCGGATGCCTTTGTGATGCTCACGGTACACACGGGAGAACAGGCGGCTTTCTACCTGAAAGACAACAAGGATCGTATGTTCTCTGCTTTTGTGAAAACTCCCCGGGCATTGAAGGAGTATGAAGCTGCCGGTATCCCGTGGTCACAGGTGATGGCTTATATAGGACCTGACAACAAACCGGAGAATAAGGAAATGTACGATCTGCTGCACAGCCGCGGCGTAAAGTGTATGTTATCATCTGCTCCTACTTACGATAAATTACCGGATCCTTCGGCCCGCGCCAAAGCTTATTACGCGGTTATAAAAGATGGTGCTGATGTACTGGAATCGGATCTGCCTATAGAAGCTGCGGCGGCTATTGCACCATTGATCCCGGCTAAAAGCGCGAAACAACGATTTTTTTCCAGGAAGAAATAA
- a CDS encoding histidine phosphatase family protein — MINVFLLRHGETAWNADNNRYCGRTDIPLTPKGISQAEAVREQLKQVQIDGVYASPLQRAWTTAQIATGKEVIKDDRLIEADFGNWEHKTREEFIAENEKLWLDWKRDPAVARAGGTGENATEIITRVDDFFMGLVRKHQSGTFLVAAHNGVNRFYLAHKLGMPLKNYQQLTQDNSSITLFTLDETGGFVLKQLNSKM, encoded by the coding sequence ATGATCAATGTATTTTTACTCAGACATGGTGAAACAGCCTGGAATGCGGATAATAACCGCTATTGCGGAAGAACGGATATTCCGCTCACGCCTAAAGGCATCAGTCAGGCGGAAGCGGTAAGGGAACAGTTAAAACAGGTGCAGATAGATGGCGTATATGCGTCACCGTTACAACGGGCATGGACCACCGCACAAATTGCAACCGGGAAAGAAGTGATCAAAGATGACCGCCTCATAGAAGCAGACTTCGGCAACTGGGAACACAAAACCCGGGAAGAATTCATCGCAGAAAATGAAAAACTGTGGCTCGATTGGAAGCGGGACCCGGCAGTAGCAAGGGCCGGTGGAACCGGTGAAAATGCAACAGAGATCATTACAAGGGTAGATGATTTTTTTATGGGGCTGGTGCGGAAACATCAGTCGGGCACCTTCCTGGTGGCGGCGCATAATGGGGTGAACCGTTTTTACCTGGCGCATAAACTCGGCATGCCACTGAAGAATTATCAGCAGCTAACACAGGACAATTCTTCTATAACCCTTTTTACACTGGATGAAACGGGTGGATTTGTGCTGAAACAGTTGAATTCAAAAATGTAA
- a CDS encoding FGGY-family carbohydrate kinase has protein sequence MNEPCFLGIDIGTQGVRAVLLDVKGNQSGSAEKTFPLNDRSREEQSPQEWWTACQECLQGLLTGAQQRMAVQAISVTSTSGTIIPLDTENEPLHPAIMYSDSRSAAEAVLCSEAAREAQTTGYAAFNASCGLPKMYWFLNRYPEKAAKISRFIHATDFIIGKLSGNYTITDYTNALKSGYDVRNDNWPGYIFEQLPFKKKWFPQVVPSGTVIGNITAEMATLLGLPASVQVVAGMTDGCAAQMASGAVKVGDWNTTIGTTLVVKGVTKKEINDPEGRLYCHRHPEGYWMPGGASNTGGDWVTREFGTDLSALNREAANYIPTRHFFYPLQQNGERFPFIAPQARGFRPENISGAALFAAGMEGVAYVERCAYELIKQLSGEAVTAVYTAGGGSNSDIWLKIRSSVLNLPVYKMKYVTGAVGAAILAAAGTHFGSVSAAATALTQIEKEVHPDKEWAAIYEQDYGKFIDILAQKGYIKQQ, from the coding sequence ATGAACGAGCCATGTTTTTTAGGAATTGATATCGGTACGCAGGGCGTGCGTGCTGTATTGCTGGATGTCAAAGGGAATCAATCAGGCAGTGCGGAGAAAACATTTCCGCTGAATGACCGTTCGCGTGAAGAGCAATCACCGCAGGAATGGTGGACGGCCTGCCAGGAATGTTTACAGGGGTTGCTGACCGGTGCGCAACAACGCATGGCTGTACAAGCCATATCCGTTACCTCTACATCCGGTACGATAATACCGCTGGATACAGAGAATGAACCGCTGCATCCCGCTATTATGTACAGCGACAGCCGTTCTGCTGCAGAAGCGGTATTGTGCAGCGAGGCCGCCCGGGAAGCGCAAACAACGGGGTATGCCGCCTTTAATGCATCCTGTGGTCTTCCTAAAATGTACTGGTTCCTCAACAGGTATCCGGAGAAAGCAGCAAAGATCTCCCGGTTTATACATGCAACGGATTTTATCATCGGGAAATTAAGTGGAAACTATACCATAACGGATTATACGAATGCACTTAAATCAGGTTACGATGTACGGAATGATAACTGGCCCGGCTATATTTTTGAGCAGCTACCCTTTAAAAAGAAATGGTTTCCACAGGTGGTTCCATCAGGTACTGTGATTGGAAATATCACGGCTGAAATGGCCACGCTACTGGGGTTACCGGCATCTGTACAGGTAGTGGCAGGCATGACCGATGGCTGTGCTGCGCAGATGGCATCGGGTGCTGTAAAGGTGGGCGACTGGAACACCACCATTGGTACTACGCTGGTGGTGAAAGGCGTTACAAAGAAAGAGATCAATGATCCCGAAGGGAGATTGTATTGCCATCGTCATCCCGAAGGTTACTGGATGCCCGGTGGCGCCAGCAATACGGGCGGCGATTGGGTAACCCGTGAATTTGGTACGGACTTATCTGCATTAAACAGGGAGGCAGCAAACTATATTCCTACCCGGCACTTTTTTTATCCGTTGCAACAAAATGGAGAACGGTTTCCGTTTATAGCGCCACAGGCCAGGGGATTCAGACCAGAAAATATTTCCGGCGCGGCCCTCTTTGCCGCAGGTATGGAGGGTGTTGCTTATGTGGAACGTTGTGCCTATGAACTGATCAAACAATTATCAGGAGAAGCCGTTACGGCTGTTTACACGGCAGGCGGTGGTAGTAACAGCGATATATGGTTAAAAATCAGGAGCAGCGTACTTAACCTGCCTGTTTACAAAATGAAGTATGTTACCGGTGCAGTGGGCGCCGCCATACTCGCGGCTGCGGGCACGCATTTCGGATCCGTATCAGCGGCGGCAACCGCGCTTACACAAATTGAAAAAGAAGTACATCCCGATAAAGAATGGGCCGCTATCTATGAACAGGATTATGGAAAATTTATAGATATATTGGCACAGAAAGGATATATAAAGCAGCAATAG
- a CDS encoding FGGY family carbohydrate kinase, which produces MAKQDAYIVIDIGTGNIRVAVTGTTGQVLGIARDDIHYTKDELYPEALYFDPGEVWQQVTALAEAALQQAADVEIKAFTATSQREGIVLIGKNGESLIGLPNIDHRGREWEPLLKDKDHVYRLTGRYPTSLFSAFKLIGIREKRPDLWNTCSSFLSISDWVEFMLCGIQKYEHSQASETLLYDVDRMQWSDELCAAFNIDSGMLPPVMSAGTVIGRLQPGVAAALSVATEAVVIAGGGDTQLAVKSTGPLVEDMVIVSGTTTPIVKIVDSYTLDSAQRTWTSRDVAAGRFVFEANAGVTGLNYQRLKEIFYPNEGYDVIEAELKERQPAYCTASLGSLVAGEKKPLVRGGFIFPAPVSHQLSRACFVWATMVDIACSIAENYRILAEVAGHEPDYVWACGGGLQSRMLRQLIASLINKKIRVRAGFEHASVMGAALICNEALKTGQQFEHAIDVVSPRDQEEAARFYEEWKKTRTYFSKLC; this is translated from the coding sequence ATGGCAAAACAGGACGCATATATTGTTATAGATATCGGAACCGGAAATATACGTGTAGCCGTTACCGGTACAACAGGTCAGGTACTTGGCATAGCCAGGGATGATATTCATTACACAAAAGATGAACTTTATCCGGAAGCCTTGTATTTTGATCCGGGAGAAGTATGGCAACAGGTGACAGCATTGGCGGAAGCAGCTTTGCAACAGGCTGCGGATGTAGAGATAAAAGCATTTACCGCCACCAGCCAACGGGAAGGAATTGTGCTGATAGGAAAGAACGGGGAATCCCTGATAGGCTTACCCAATATTGATCACAGGGGTAGGGAATGGGAGCCGCTTTTAAAAGATAAGGACCATGTTTACCGGCTTACAGGGCGCTATCCTACTTCTCTTTTTTCTGCATTCAAACTGATAGGTATAAGGGAGAAGCGACCCGATCTGTGGAACACCTGTTCTTCTTTTCTGAGTATCAGTGATTGGGTAGAATTTATGCTTTGTGGCATACAGAAGTATGAACACTCGCAGGCATCGGAAACCCTGCTTTATGATGTAGACCGTATGCAATGGTCGGATGAACTCTGTGCTGCTTTTAATATCGATAGTGGCATGTTGCCTCCGGTCATGAGTGCCGGTACGGTGATCGGCCGGTTGCAGCCAGGGGTGGCTGCCGCGCTATCTGTTGCTACGGAAGCGGTAGTCATCGCCGGTGGCGGCGACACGCAGCTGGCTGTTAAAAGTACCGGTCCGCTGGTAGAAGATATGGTGATCGTATCCGGTACCACCACGCCGATTGTAAAAATCGTTGACTCGTATACGTTAGATAGTGCGCAACGCACCTGGACGAGCCGCGATGTAGCCGCCGGACGGTTTGTGTTTGAAGCCAATGCAGGTGTGACCGGTCTGAATTACCAGCGGCTGAAAGAAATATTTTATCCAAATGAAGGATATGATGTGATTGAAGCCGAACTGAAAGAAAGACAACCGGCATATTGCACGGCCTCCCTGGGTTCCCTGGTAGCCGGTGAGAAAAAACCTTTGGTAAGGGGCGGTTTTATTTTTCCTGCACCAGTTTCCCATCAGTTATCACGCGCTTGTTTTGTATGGGCTACTATGGTAGACATAGCCTGCTCCATTGCAGAGAACTACAGGATCCTGGCAGAAGTGGCAGGACATGAACCTGATTATGTATGGGCCTGTGGCGGCGGCTTACAGAGCCGCATGCTCCGGCAGTTGATTGCCAGCCTGATAAATAAAAAGATCCGTGTAAGAGCGGGTTTTGAACATGCCTCGGTGATGGGCGCGGCGCTGATCTGTAATGAAGCCCTGAAAACAGGGCAACAGTTTGAGCACGCCATCGACGTGGTAAGCCCCCGGGATCAGGAAGAAGCTGCCCGTTTTTATGAAGAATGGAAAAAAACACGTACTTATTTTAGTAAGCTATGCTAA
- a CDS encoding NAD(P)-dependent oxidoreductase, whose amino-acid sequence MRILVTAPYNEAGLNELEKNFGSIVYRPWKPHGRAYNEEELLVLLRETEATALITEHDLVTEKVIRAFPDLKFIGVCRGTPSNVSLTTATLYGIPVFYTPARNAQAVAEMFIANVITFMRHTIAGINWLKGQHWGVGAHTSYLQFKGKEMAGKTIGMVGFGAVGQRIANIAKSLPCKIQFYDPYLTAYDDSYTSTSIENVFATSDIVSVHLPVTADTKELIGKSLLSLMKPDAIFVNTARAVVVNRKDLLEVLEAGQIGGAILDVFDHEPPDELDYRIINHPKVMATPHIAGATFEVEDHHVAILNNALVKWFSLEKHDPALLANKELLNVKTQ is encoded by the coding sequence ATGAGAATTCTGGTTACGGCGCCATATAATGAAGCAGGTCTTAATGAACTGGAGAAGAATTTTGGAAGTATTGTTTACAGACCCTGGAAGCCGCATGGCCGCGCTTACAATGAAGAGGAACTGTTGGTACTGCTGCGTGAAACGGAAGCCACGGCATTGATCACGGAACATGATCTGGTTACTGAAAAAGTGATCCGCGCTTTCCCCGATCTTAAATTTATAGGCGTGTGCCGGGGAACACCGTCCAATGTTTCCCTGACTACTGCTACACTTTATGGTATTCCTGTTTTCTATACGCCTGCACGTAATGCGCAGGCTGTAGCAGAAATGTTTATCGCCAATGTAATTACATTCATGCGGCATACCATAGCAGGCATCAACTGGTTGAAAGGACAGCACTGGGGGGTAGGCGCGCATACTTCTTATCTTCAGTTCAAAGGAAAGGAAATGGCCGGGAAAACCATTGGTATGGTTGGTTTTGGTGCCGTAGGACAGCGCATCGCCAATATAGCGAAGTCCTTACCCTGTAAGATCCAGTTCTACGATCCGTATCTTACAGCTTATGATGACAGCTATACGTCCACTTCCATTGAAAACGTTTTTGCTACCAGCGACATTGTATCTGTTCATCTTCCTGTAACAGCCGACACAAAAGAACTGATCGGAAAATCGCTGCTGTCGCTGATGAAACCGGATGCTATTTTTGTCAACACGGCCAGGGCGGTAGTGGTGAACAGGAAAGACCTGTTGGAGGTACTGGAAGCCGGTCAGATCGGTGGCGCTATCCTGGATGTATTCGATCATGAACCGCCTGATGAGCTGGACTACCGGATCATCAACCATCCGAAAGTGATGGCCACCCCGCATATTGCAGGCGCCACTTTTGAAGTGGAAGACCACCACGTGGCTATCCTGAACAATGCATTAGTGAAGTGGTTTTCGCTGGAAAAGCATGACCCGGCGCTACTGGCTAATAAAGAACTCCTGAACGTTAAGACACAATAA